The genomic interval GCCACGATTAATGTAGACGATAATTATGCGCCGTTTTTTATCTGCTTCTTTTTTATTAATTCCTTTTCAATCAGTATTTGCTTATCTATCGATAAATATTAAAAATTTTGCTATCAAGTCGCTATCTTTTATCTGCCTTGCATCTGCATTCAACTTGTTAGCTGCCTGCACACAATCACCCACTAACAATCTCAGTGCAAGTCAAACTGGCGAAGCGGTCAACGGAGCTTTCACTAGGCATACCAATAAGGCCATCAATGGCACGATTGATGGCCGTGAGATAAACCAAGACCTGCATGAAATTTTAGATCAAAAACCGGTTTTTCTTGCCGAGACAAATCGTCTGAACGATACCAAACAGCGCAATCGCCAGCAGCTAGAAAAATTAGCAGAGATTAAATCGCAAATGGATAATAATGCCCTCACGCGAACGGCATTTAATCGTCAGCAGCAGCTCGACATTAATAAAAGCTTAAGCAAATTGTTAAAATATAGCCCTGAGGCTGAGTTCAGCGCCATCAATAGCCAGCGTGTTTATCTGCAAGCGATTAATTTGTATCAGTGTAATTCACGATTAATTGCTGAAACACGCAGCCAAAACCCAAATGCTAAACAGTTGCCGCCGCTGATTCAGTTAAATAAAGAGATTGAAAATATCAAACTGAATATATATGACTTCTCAGCGTCTGAATTTAAAGCCTGGTCAAAGATCTATCAAATTGAGATAAGCCTCGATGCATTAGACCAATTTTGGAGTGATATGCAGGTTAACAAAAACAGTATGTTTTACGTAACTGAGCACTTAGCCGAGCAGCAGAAGATAATCAATTATTGTTTTTATGTTCAGCGCAGTATCGATAAAGATATTCAAGATATTTTATTCAGCTATGAAGGCCTGGCCGAATATAATAAGGCCTTAAAGAAATTACGCGGTTTTTATAAGCGCAGCAATTTTTTAGCCGTTAATCGTTAATGCGAAAAAAACAAGGCTGCCCCTGGCCCCACCGGTATCTGGAACAAGAACACCCACACAATAAAGAACAGCGTCCACAGGCACAAAAAAGCCACTGAATATGGCAGCATCATCGCAATCATGGTGCCAATGCCAATATTATGTCGGTACTTATCAGCTACGGCGATAATTAAACCAAAGTAACTCATCATCGGGGTAATCATATTGGTAGCGGAATCGCCAATTCGGTAGGCCGCTTGTATAACTTCGGGTGAGTAACCCACTAACATCAGCATCGGCACAAAGATCGGTGCAGTGATCGCCCATTGTGCTGAGGCACTGCCCAGCATCAAGTTGATCAATGCACAAATCAGGATAAAACAGCCAAACAGTAAAGGCCCGGTCAGGCCTAAGCCTTGAAGAAACTCTGCCCCTAATACTGCACTGATAGCGCCTAAATTTGTCCATTTGAAATAGGCAACAAACTGTGCGGCAAAAAACACCAACACTAAAAATGCACTCATGGTAGTCATGGAATAGGGCA from Pseudomonadales bacterium carries:
- a CDS encoding AbgT family transporter; this translates as KEQQVAIQAELSNQQLTEQENKGLKAAGLAALLFFIGLAFTVVPANGILLNPDTGKLAGSPFLQSIVAFIFLFFALTGIVYGRVVGTMRNNNAVVEAMPYSMTTMSAFLVLVFFAAQFVAYFKWTNLGAISAVLGAEFLQGLGLTGPLLFGCFILICALINLMLGSASAQWAITAPIFVPMLMLVGYSPEVIQAAYRIGDSATNMITPMMSYFGLIIAVADKYRHNIGIGTMIAMMLPYSVAFLCLWTLFFIVWVFLFQIPVGPGAALFFSH